One window of the Triticum dicoccoides isolate Atlit2015 ecotype Zavitan chromosome 3B, WEW_v2.0, whole genome shotgun sequence genome contains the following:
- the LOC119281866 gene encoding probably inactive leucine-rich repeat receptor-like protein kinase At5g48380: protein MLAMADDIKFLLLVLLLSCSTLCFGSEADIQCLKSVQQSVNDPNGVLKSSWIFKNATEGYICLFTGVECWHPDENRIFSLRLGNLGLQGSFPRGLQNCSSVTGMDLSNNNLSGPIPQEISREMPYLTFLDLSYNSFSGSIPQNISNMTYLNLLNLQHNQLSGQIPPQFDLLTRLIAFNVAENLLSGPIPPLLQNFPASNFAGNQRLCGAPLHDCTPSRRRWRPVRIKLHRLNDQSSIGAAVGFVMGFLVAFYFPRCFVCSVRLRAYVVRI from the coding sequence ATGCTTGCGATGGCTGATGATATCAAGTTCCTCCTTTTGGTTTTACTCTTGAGCTGCTCAACGTTGTGTTTTGGTTCTGAAGCTGATATCCAGTGTCTGAAGTCTGTGCAACAATCAGTGAATGATCCCAACGGTGTACTCAAATCCTCATGGATCTTTAAAAATGCCACCGAAGGTTACATCTGCCTCTTTACTGGTGTGGAATGTTGGCACCCCGACGAGAATAGGATTTTCTCTCTGCGTTTGGGCAACCTTGGACTTCAAGGTTCATTTCCTCGTGGTCTACAGAACTGTTCAAGCGTGACAGGCATGGACCTGTCAAATAACAATTTGTCAGGACCAATCCCTCAGGAAATTTCACGGGAGATGCCGTATCTGACATTTCTCGATCTTTCGTACAATAGCTTTTCGGGTTCAATCCCACAGAATATCTCAAATATGACATATCTGAATCTCCTCAATCTCCAGCATAACCAACTTAGCGGTCAAATTCCACCGCAATTCGATTTGCTTACTCGGTTAATCGCATTCAATGTAGCGGAGAACTTGTTATCAGGGCCTATTCCTCCTTTGCTACAGAACTTTCCGGCTTCGAACTTTGCTGGTAACCAAAGGCTTTGTGGTGCACCATTGCATGATTGTACCCCCtcgaggaggagatggaggccggTACGAATCAAGCTGCACAGGCTCAACGACCAGTCGAGCATCGGAGCGGCCGTCGGATTCGTCATGGGGTTTTTGGTGGCCTTCTACTTCCCGCGCTGCTTCGTCTGTTCCGTGAGGCTCCGAGCCTACGTCGTCCGCATATGA
- the LOC119277909 gene encoding probably inactive leucine-rich repeat receptor-like protein kinase At5g48380 — MLAMADDTKFLLSVLLLSCSSLCFGSEADIQCLKSVQQSVIDPNGVLKSSWYFENPYPNYAYICRFTGVECWYPGENRVLSLRLGNLGLEGPFPQGLQNCSSVTGLDLSNNNFSGPIPQDISRQVPYLTSLDLSYNSFLGSIPQNISNMTYLNVLFLQHNQLSGQIPPQFDLLARLTAFNVAENLLSGPIPSLLAVRFSASSFAGNQGLCGAPLDDCPPSRRRWRPVRISLHRLNDQSSIGAAVGFVVGFMVAFYFPHCFVCSERLRAYVVRI; from the coding sequence ATGCTTGCGATGGCTGATGATACCAAGTTCCTCCTTTCAGTTTTACTCTTGAGCTGCTCATCGTTGTGTTTTGGTTCTGAAGCTGATATCCAGTGCCTGAAGTCTGTACAACAATCAGTGATTGATCCCAACGGCGTACTCAAATCCTCGTGGTACTTTGAAAATCCCTATCCCAATTATGCTTATATATGCCGCTTTACTGGTGTGGAATGCTGGTACCCTGGCGAGAACAGGGTTCTCAGTTTACGTCTTGGCAACCTAGGACTTGAAGGCCCATTTCCTCAAGGTCTACAGAATTGTTCAAGCGTGACCGGCCTGGACCTGTCAAACAACAATTTTTCAGGACCAATCCCTCAGGACATTTCACGGCAGGTGCCGTACCTGACATCTCTGGACCTTTCGTACAATAGTTTTTTAGGTTCGATCCCACAGAATATCTCAAACATGACATATCTGAATGTCCTGTTCCTCCAGCATAACCAACTCAGCGGTCAAATTCCACCGCAATTCGATTTGCTTGCTCGGTTAACCGCATTCAATGTTGCGGAGAACTTGTTATCAGGGCCTATTCCTTCTTTGCTAGCAGTAAGGTTTTCGGCTTCGAGCTTTGCTGGTAACCAAGGGCTTTGTGGTGCACCGTTGGATGATTGTCCCCCCTCGAGGAGGAGATGGAGACCGGTACGAATCAGTCTGCACAGGCTCAACGACCAATCGAGCATCGGAGCGGCCGTTGGATTCGTCGTGGGGTTCATGGTGGCCTTCTACTTCCCGCACTGCTTCGTCTGCTCCGAGAGGCTCCGAGCCTACGTCGTCCGAATATGA